The Vanessa atalanta chromosome 2, ilVanAtal1.2, whole genome shotgun sequence genome has a segment encoding these proteins:
- the LOC125068912 gene encoding diacylglycerol kinase eta produces MSVAEENAIGEERKTGYGEDSTDSDNETERKALLRRISTSKCVGRLPVVKEGYLMKQTRSFQRWQRRYFKLRGRTLYYAKEKDSQLWDEHELEDATFAECSISNANHSFQVITASRCLVLCADSRGEMEAWAGALRGALHHGADVADLVASLSSGDHHWYTATHARPTFCNVCREPLGALGTAHALACELCKFKAHKRCAARAPPSCKWSTLASLGPHVVEDPESNIIMPHQWLEGNLPVAAKCDVCDKTCGSVLRLQDFRCIWCRKCVHASCRPSWRASCSLGPARASVVPPTRLHSVGPDDGWLPDRPPNASPLIVFVNSRSGDNQGIKFLRRFKQLLNPAQVFELSGAGPRLGLRLFRHFAPLRVLVCSGDGSVGWVLQEVDKLDMHRQVQTAVLPLGTGNDLARVLGWGASCDDAANLQQLLERYERASTKMLDRWSIMTFERALSVPPPPPAPPDLLEESSLLRNLQEIVQAGECGEGETSNARAALRSGCAQLAAVGERAGGGAARAAHRLRRALSLLLHARTHLAHDHARCESWEPMDTSDSETETQPAEKGSIEKTEKEQLNWAAAARGCSLAGRADSVRRALHSLVRTLVMIYPQGVSQDASAESGALPVPRAFADSRRSSAGSAVSAASMQPENIPDVDEDIAKLISSNPPEHSDNLDVDKRDRSKTSSISPQDRHSPSILSSCDTSSCKNLLRPDLDRTSGTFNSSSLTIPNLVISDDSDKRDSLIQGETYESDQLTIIDIDKPYTDDVHFQDICERAAPESGDCTPVRKLSSIDLEIDATSSEGSNISDDFSLMSEIMDSKPGEVEEGCGIGHIDSPEVSETTYMNSETLHGESIMDDISSMLGQEVLLAMMGKNGENETYTDDTTLFTSDTVSDIPMDSRHPSLEKKNESKKYISKIKKPVEAEVEKFGYENRVFYIENATKNEDQIKYCSLAQFEEGSDIARKSFRKQMRKSMKKRITDESKHLLPKTTEELSKGNETPNPQSPPKIPPKIPPRVPQKVIHKKPDPEEQMPPFPQVSVVVEPPSPSHSEDKSMKNCQSRMASVLSDIFDQGTDTLSVYSPEPNLRERERRQSDNPKLLGSDPEYGQFLSCSPAATRRISCGSLFKPGEADNRLSTSVSSIWGEGGTIGGSSSNNKSDSSEKAKKLPIINPLVQLPAWPHVTQGFISQCLLANADALCAAVSPLMDPDETLLEGFYERAVMNNYFGIGIDAKITLDFHNKREEHPEKCRSRARNYMWYGVLGSKEWVNRTYRHLGQRVQLECDGQRIPLPELQGIVVLNIPSFMGGTNFWGGTRGDDLFLAPSFDDRILEVVAVFGSAQMAASRLINLQKHRIAQCRAVQINILGEEGVPVQVDGEAWLQPPGCVRIIHKNRAQMLCRSRALETSLRAWDEKQQQKAHAVVPTRDLAPAEAAHLLILLDDVNTIVKYVKLACISESAPGRVCGALTVARRVAAQADALQDADGHLLPPPQLRRLLATLVESCHELLDSGADLGGAAGGLRAHLARCVLREGLAYIQAEEIPKKSSSKWLRSRRSISEGGTTSTQTAAQVRSWGVKEVQAWLETIDLGEYSEAFAKHDITGRELLSLARRDLRDLGVTKVGHVKRILQAVKELQ; encoded by the exons GTAATAACAGCAAGCCGGTGCCTAGTCCTGTGCGCGGACAGCCGCGGGGAGATGGAGGCATGGGCGGGCGCATTACGAGGCGCATTGCATCACGGAGCAGACGTCGCGGATCTTGTCGCAAGCCTGTCATCTGGAGACCATCATTG gTACACTGCAACACACGCTCGGCCAACGTTCTGCAATGTGTGCAGAGAACCGCTCGGGGCTCTTGGCACCGCACATGCACTTGCCTGTGAACTGTGTAAGTTCAAGGCGCACAAGCGATGTGCCGCGCGCGCACCGCCTTCTTGCAAATGGAGCACGCTCGCCTCACTCGGACCCCATGTTGTTGAAGATCCGGAAAGT aatataataatgcCGCATCAGTGGCTCGAGGGCAACTTGCCAGTGGCTGCCAAGTGTGACGTCTGCGACAAAACCTGCGGCTCCGTTCTTAg GCTTCAAGATTTTCGCTGCATTTGGTGTCGAAAATGTGTACACGCGAGCTGTCGACCTAGCTGGCGGGCAAGTTGTTCGCTCGGACCGGCGCGAGCGTCTGTCGTGCCTCCGACACGTCTGCACTCTGTAGGACCAGACGACGGATGGCTGCCGGATAGACCACCGAATGCGTCACCGCTAATCGTCTTCGTCAATTCTCGGTCTG gcGACAATCAGGGCATTAAGTTCCTCCGTCGCTTCAAACAGCTTCTAAATCCTGCTCAAGTGTTTGAACTGAGTGGAGCGGGTCCTCGCCTTGGACTCCGGCTGTTTAGACACTTCGCGCCATTGAGAGTGCTAGTCTGTAGCGGTGATGGTTCCGTAGGCTGGGTACTGCAGGAAGTAGACAAGCTGGATATGCAT cGACAGGTGCAAACAGCCGTTCTGCCCCTGGGTACGGGTAACGATCTAGCGCGGGTACTAGGCTGGGGCGCTTCCTGTGACGATGCTGCAAATCTTCAGCAATTGTTGGAAAGATACGAGCGAGCTTCCACCAAAATGCTTGACAG atgGTCCATAATGACGTTCGAGCGTGCACTGTCAGTTCCACCGCCACCGCCGGCTCCACCTGATTTGCTGGAAGAAAGTTCGCTTTTAAGAAATCTACAAGAAATCGTACAG GCTGGCGAGTGTGGTGAAGGTGAGACGAGTAATGCTCGTGCGGCACTTCGTTCGGGCTGTGCGCAGTTGGCCGCGGTGGGGGAGCGCGCGGGGGGCGGGGCTGCGCGTGCGGCTCACCGCCTACGCCGCGCCTTGTCGCTGTTGCTACATGCGCGGACGCATCTCGCTCACGATCACGCACGCTGCGA atCTTGGGAGCCAATGGACACCAGTGATAGCGAAACAGAAACACAACCAGCCGAAAAGGGCAGCATCGAAAAGACTGAAAAG GAGCAGCTGAActgggcggcggcggcgcgcggctgCTCGCTGGCCGGCCGCGCCGACAGCGTGCGGCGCGCGCTGCACTCGCTCGTACGCACCCTCGTAATGATCTACCCACAG GGTGTGTCGCAGGACGCGAGTGCGGAGAGCGGCGCGCTGCCCGTGCCGCGCGCCTTCGCCGACAGCCGCCGATCCTCAGCCGGCTCCGCCGTCTCAGCTGCCTCCATGCAACCTGAAaa cattCCAGACGTAGATGAAGATATAGCAAAATTAATAAGTTCAAACCCACCAGAGCATTCAGATAATTTAGATGTCGATAAGCGTGACCGCAGCAAGACGAGCTCCATTTCGCCTCAGGACCGACATTCGCCTTCGATCCTGTCATCCTGTGATACCAGCTCGTGCAAAAATCTCTTAAGGCCTGACTTAGATCGTACTAGTGGCACTTTTAATAGCAGTAGTCTTACCATACCTAATTTAGTTATCTCAGATGATAGTGATAAGCGCGATTCGTTAATACAGGGAGAAACTTATGAATCGGACCAATTGACTATAATAGATATCGACAAGCCGTATACCGACGACGTTCACTTCCAAGATATATGTGAGAGAGCGGCGCCAGAGAGCGGTGACTGCACGCCTGTAAGAAAACTTTCTAGTATAGACTTGGAAATAGATGCGACCAGTTCAGAGGGGTCCAACATTAGCGATGATTTTAGTTTAATGTCGGAAATCATGGATAGTAAGCCGGGTGAAGTAGAAGAAGGATGTGGTATAGGTCACATCGATTCGCCAGAAGTTTCAGAAACTACGTATATGAATTCGGAAACATTACATGGTGAGTCTATTATGGATGATATAAGTTCGATGCTCGGCCAAGAAGTACTTTTAGCTATGATGGGGAAAAATGGAGAAAATGAAACGTACACCGATGATACCACCTTGTTCACATCAGATACGGTTTCTGATATACCTATGGATAGTAGACACCCTAGCTTGGAAAAGAAAAATGAAAGCAAAAAATACATATCCAAAATCAAAAAACCAGTGGAGGCCGAAGTGGAGAAATTTGGTTACGAAAACAGAGTTTTTTACATAGAGAATGCTACTAAAAATGAAGATCAAATAAAGTATTGTAGTTTAGCGCAATTCGAAGAAGGAAGTGATATAGCAAGAAAGTCTTTTCGAAAGCAAATGAGAAAGAGTatgaaaaaaagaataacagATGAATCAAAACACCTCTTGCCTAAAACGACAGAAGAACTTTCAAAGGGTAATGAGACTCCGAACCCACAAAGTCCACCCAAAATTCCACCCAAAATTCCACCCAGAGTTCCACAAAAAGTTATCCACAAAAAACCAGATCCAGAAGAACAAATGCCCCCTTTCCCTCAAGTAAGCGTTGTGGTTGAGCCCCCATCACCGTCACATAGTGAGGATAAAAGCATGAAGAACTGCCAAAGTCGTATGGCCTCAGTTCTAAGTGACATATTCGATCAAGGAACAGACACACTAAGTGTTTACTCGCCAGAGCCAAATCtcagagagagagaaagacgaCAGTCCGATAATCCGAAACTTTTAGGATCTGATCCAGAATACGGTCAATTTTTAAGTTGCTCTCCGGCCGCAACGAGAAGGATATCATGCGGAAGCCTTTTTAAACCAGGAGAGGCGGATAA CAGGCTATCAACATCAGTATCTTCGATATGGGGAGAAGGCGGTACCATTGGGGGCAGTAGTAGCAACAACAAATCAGATTCTAGTGAGAAAGCCAAAAAGTTGCCAATCATCAACCCACTTGTGCAGCTGCCAGCGTGGCCGCACGTTACACAAGGCTTCATCAGTCAGTGTCTTTTAGCTAATGCAGATGCACTATGTGCAGCAGTAAGCCCACTGATGGATCCAGACGAGACGCTTCTAGAAGGTTTTTATGAGCGTGCTGTGATGAATAATTACTTTGGTATTGGAATTGACGCTAAAATCACACTGGACTTTCACAATAAAAGAGAAGAACATCCAGAGAAATGTAGATCAAGGGCAAGGAATTATATGTGGTATGGTGTTCTTGGGTCTAAGGAATGGGTGAATAGGACGTACAG aCATCTCGGTCAGCGTGTGCAACTCGAATGCGACGGACAAAGAATACCCCTTCCCGAACTTCAGGGAATTGTCGTTTTAAATATACCATCGTTCATGGGAGGAACTAACTTCTGGGGAGGAACGAGAGGGGATGACTTATTTCTTGCTCCGTCATTCGATGACCGGATACTCGAA GTAGTAGCGGTATTTGGATCCGCGCAGATGGCAGCGTCGCGCCTCATTAACCTGCAGAAGCATCGCATCGCGCAGTGTCGCGCCGTGCAGATCAACATCCTGGGCGAGGAGGGCGTGCCCGTGCAGGTGGACGGAGAGGCGTGGCTGCAGCCGCCCGGCTGTGTGCGCATCATTCACAAAAACAGAGCGCAGATGCTCTGTCGCTCGCGTGCCCTCGAGACCAGTCTAAG AGCTTGGGATGAAAAACAACAACAGAAAGCACACGCCGTTGTTCCGACACGCGATCTGGCACCCGCAGAAGCAGCTCACTTACTCATCCTCCTCGATGACGTCAACACTATCGTCAAATAC GTAAAGCTTGCGTGTATCAGTGAAAGTGCGCCGGGACGCGTGTGCGGCGCGCTCACGGTAGCGCGGCGCGTGGCGGCGCAGGCGGACGCGCTGCAAGACGCCGACGGACATCTGCTGCCACCGCCTCAACTCCGAAGGCTTCTCGCTACGCTG GTGGAGAGCTGTCACGAGCTGCTCGACAGTGGCGCCGACctcggcggcgcggcgggcggtcTGCGCGCGCACCTCGCACGCTGCGTGTTGCGAGAGGGACTCGCCTACATACAGGCGGAAGAG ATTCCAAAGAAGTCCAGTAGCAAATGGCTGCGAAGCCGTCGAAGTATCTCCGAAGGTGGAACGACGTCAACTCAGACAGCTGCACAAGTACGGTCCTGGGGAGTGAAGGAAGTTCAGGCATGGCTCGAGACGATCGACCTTGGCGAGTATTCCGAAGCGTTTGCGAAGCATGACATCACTGGTCGGGAACTCTTGTCTCTAGCGAGACGGGATCTTCGGGATCTCGGCGTCACTAAAGTTGGTCACGTAAAGAGGATCTTGCAAGCGGTCAAGGAGCTTCAGTGA
- the LOC125068922 gene encoding probable glutamate--tRNA ligase, mitochondrial, producing MRTFNLRHVFVLPTHNLYRTLNTIVPRVRFAPSPTGYLHLGGLRTALYNYLYAKSRGGVFILRIEDTDQTRKVEGSVDALIDDLKWAGIECNEGPSTKGNYGPYVQSERLNIYQEHIQKLLNNGSAYKCFCTERRLNILRRDAIRSQRIPKYDNKCRSLSDKDIQEKSNAGTPYCIRFKLSSDCISFEDMIFGGIAYDVTLNEGDPVLMKSDGYPTYHFANVVDDYLMGITHVLRGVEWQISTTKHILIYKAFGWIPPEFGHLPLIVNSDGTKLSKRQSDVKVEDYRAKGIYPLALVNYITLSGGGFDHVIGEGIRFKTLEELAEEFQINKISSHPSRLNPDLLEECNRLELKRRLKDDQLTKSLIANLQNLIKTKYTGENLNVSEEHIKGVLLWATARITRIEELVTPKFAFLWILPSNKKLDVNKNLFEKLINNLEDLETFEQDSIKDNLKHFSAQNDVQFPALMKMLRSVLSGLNEGPSVAEMMQLLGKCQSLERIKAVIRYFCVYF from the exons ATGCGGACTTTTAACCTGAGACATGTTTTCGTTTTACCAACACATAACCTTTATCGTACTTTAAATACTATCGTACCTAGGGTAAGATTTGCGCCTAGTCCAACTGGATACTTACATTTAGGAGGTTTAAGAACAGCTTTATACAATTACTTATATGCAAAATCCCGTGGTGGCGTTTTTATATTACGTATAGAAGATACTGATCAGACTAGGAAAGTTGAGGGATCGGTGGATGCTTTGATAGATGACTTAAAATGGGCGGGAATAGAATGTAATGAAGGGCCGAGTACAAAAGGAAATTACGGTCCGTACGTGCAAAgtgaaagattaaatatttatca ggAACATAttcaaaaactattaaacaatGGTTCAGCTTATAAATGCTTTTGCACTGAGCGACGTCTTAACATACTTCGTAGAGATGCCATTAGAAGTCAACGAATAccaaaatatgataataaatgtcGTAGTTTATCTGATAAGGATATTCAGGAGAAGAGTAATGCAGGAACCCCTTACTGTATTAGGTTTAAG CTTTCTTCAGATTGTATCTCATTCGAAGACATGATATTTGGCGGTATAGCATATGATGTCACCTTGAATGAAGGTGATCCGGTTCTGATGAAAAGTGATGGCTACCCGACGTATCACTTTGCAAATGTTGTTGATGATTATTTAATGGGTATCACACATGTATTACGAGGTGTGGAATGGCAAATATCTACAACTAAACATATATTGATCTAtaa AGCATTTGGATGGATACCACCGGAGTTCGGTCATCTTCCTCTTATTGTAAATTCTGATGGAACTAAATTAAGTAAACGCCAGTCTGATGTAAAAGTGGAAGATTATAGAGCcaaag gtatatatCCTTTGGCGTTGGTAAATTATATAACGCTGTCTGGTGGAGGGTTTGACCATGTGATAGGAGAAGGAATAAGATTTAAGACTTTGGAGGAACTAGCTGAAGAG tttcaaataaataagatatcatCACATCCAAGTCGCCTCAATCCTGATTTACTCGAAGAATGTAATCGATTAGAGTTAAAACGGCGTCTCAAAGACGATCAGCTCACGAAGTCTCTCATAGCAAATctgcaaaatttaataaagacgaAATATACAGGAGAAAATCTAAATGTATCCGAAGAACATATCAAAGGCGTACTGCTTTGGGCGACAGCTAGAATAACGAGGATAGAAGAATTGGTCACACCGAAATTTGCATTCCTCTGGATTCTACCGTCGAATAAAAAATTGGAcgttaataagaatttattcgaGAAATTGATCAACAATTTGGAAGATCTCGAGACGTTTGAACAGGATTCTATTAAGgataatttgaaacatttttcgGCTCAAAATGATGTGCAGTTTCCTGCATTGATGAAAATGTTAAGGTCCGTTTTGAGCGGACTTAACGAAGGGCCGAGTGTTGCTGAAATGATGCAACTGTTAGGTAAATGTCAATCGTTGGAAAGAATAAAAGcagttataagatatttttgtgtttatttttaa